A part of Myxococcales bacterium genomic DNA contains:
- a CDS encoding PaaI family thioesterase, with amino-acid sequence MQSIQDQFAPHNRCFGCGPSNSKGLQIKSMVENDQFLAHFRPQEHHQAFDNILSGGICGTLLDCHSNWCAAYHIMKLQNMPTPPCTVTARYSVELLAPTPMDTELLIKARPISVSNKKAEIEAEIIAHDKITAKCKGLFVAVSEGHVAYHRW; translated from the coding sequence GTGCAATCAATCCAAGATCAATTTGCTCCTCACAATAGATGTTTTGGATGTGGACCAAGCAATTCCAAGGGCTTACAGATCAAGAGCATGGTGGAAAATGATCAATTTTTAGCACACTTCAGACCTCAAGAACATCATCAAGCTTTTGATAATATTTTAAGTGGAGGCATATGTGGTACTTTGCTCGACTGCCACAGCAATTGGTGTGCCGCTTATCATATAATGAAATTGCAAAATATGCCTACCCCCCCGTGCACGGTTACAGCCCGCTACAGTGTTGAACTCTTAGCACCTACTCCAATGGATACAGAGCTCCTTATCAAAGCCCGTCCTATTTCTGTCAGTAACAAAAAGGCTGAAATTGAAGCTGAAATAATCGCTCACGACAAAATAACTGCAAAATGTAAGGGACTTTTTGTCGCTGTTTCTGAAGGGCATGTGGCATACCATCGCTGGTAA
- a CDS encoding S8 family serine peptidase, whose amino-acid sequence MLGHLYFILAIFFMSSTSFATQQDRYVKGRLLVKIDPQQPVSILSATAARIGAQNIRSYSIVEGLTLFQFDDSISIEEAQQIFLQNPSVIYAEPDYLYSTNELSDPSFAQQWALENIGQNSGLVDADINAEKMWLIEKGSQDIVIGIIDTGVDYNHVDLKDNIWSNPGEIPNNGKDDDNNGYIDDIHGINAINESGNPMDDNSHGTHVAGTIGANANTIGVVGVAQHVSIAACKFLSSNGSGSNSDAIQCLEYFATLKSRSQNPVNLVATNNSWGGGSSSQAMLEAIKAHEALGTLFIAAAGNERNNNDLHDRYPCNYNVSNVISVAATDNQDRLASFSNYGKKTVHVAAPGVKILSTLPGNRYGELSGTSMATPHVTGLAAVIASHFRDLDYKGIKNLIISGGQKILAAATTTISGRRIRGADDNGVGSLSCNNQVVSTRREPLNNNLTIPVGGSLMLSALRIDCALSAGALIVYDDGTTKIVLEDNGKNGDQIANDGVYSYLWQPDSAGEYELKFDDNDTVKVSVYEKSSSKEYQANADIGYEYEMIQGQRLNAQDETLHTFMSPFPIHFAGNENGFSKLYISSNGTISFSDPMIYNFKNLHLPDTSLNTLVAPFWDDLMPSNSLSDIYVEVLGESPYRKLVIEWWQMRNYRSRGAGSFEVIFYEDNSDVRFNYLDTDFGSVTFNNGASATIGLQSSKDNALEYSFNTADIPSQSSILFSLK is encoded by the coding sequence ATGCTAGGTCATCTCTACTTTATCCTCGCCATATTTTTTATGTCATCTACAAGCTTTGCTACTCAGCAAGACAGATATGTTAAAGGGCGTCTATTGGTCAAAATAGATCCTCAACAGCCCGTTAGTATTCTTAGTGCAACCGCAGCGAGAATAGGTGCTCAAAACATAAGAAGTTACTCAATTGTAGAAGGACTCACTCTTTTTCAATTCGATGACAGCATCAGCATCGAAGAAGCACAGCAAATATTTTTACAAAACCCTTCAGTTATTTACGCTGAGCCTGATTATCTTTATTCAACCAATGAACTAAGCGATCCAAGTTTTGCCCAACAGTGGGCTTTAGAAAATATTGGGCAAAATAGTGGCCTCGTAGATGCCGATATAAATGCTGAAAAAATGTGGCTAATTGAAAAGGGAAGCCAAGATATTGTAATCGGTATTATCGATACCGGTGTTGATTACAATCACGTTGATCTAAAAGACAATATCTGGAGCAATCCTGGTGAGATTCCCAACAACGGAAAAGATGACGATAATAACGGCTACATAGATGACATTCACGGTATTAATGCTATAAACGAAAGCGGTAATCCTATGGATGACAATTCTCACGGAACCCACGTTGCGGGTACCATTGGAGCAAATGCCAATACTATTGGTGTGGTAGGAGTTGCTCAACACGTGAGCATTGCTGCATGTAAATTTCTTTCCAGCAACGGTAGTGGTTCCAATAGCGATGCCATTCAGTGTCTTGAGTACTTCGCCACCCTTAAATCCCGTTCTCAAAATCCTGTAAATCTTGTAGCAACCAATAACTCATGGGGAGGCGGTTCTTCATCCCAGGCGATGCTCGAAGCTATCAAAGCTCACGAAGCCTTAGGTACTCTTTTCATTGCCGCTGCTGGTAACGAAAGAAATAACAATGATCTTCACGATCGTTACCCCTGCAATTACAATGTTTCAAATGTTATTTCAGTGGCAGCAACCGACAATCAAGATCGACTCGCTTCTTTTTCTAACTACGGGAAAAAAACTGTTCATGTTGCAGCACCTGGCGTAAAAATTCTGAGCACTTTGCCTGGTAATCGCTATGGTGAGTTGAGCGGTACTTCCATGGCCACTCCTCATGTTACAGGCTTAGCCGCAGTCATCGCTTCGCACTTTCGTGATCTTGACTACAAAGGCATAAAAAATCTCATTATTAGCGGTGGACAGAAAATTCTTGCCGCAGCAACAACTACCATTTCCGGCAGAAGAATAAGAGGAGCAGATGATAATGGCGTTGGTTCATTAAGCTGCAACAATCAAGTTGTCAGTACTCGACGAGAGCCATTGAATAATAACCTCACTATTCCTGTAGGAGGTTCACTTATGCTTTCAGCCTTACGAATTGATTGTGCTCTAAGCGCAGGAGCACTCATAGTTTATGATGATGGCACTACAAAAATAGTTTTAGAAGATAACGGAAAAAATGGTGATCAAATAGCCAACGATGGAGTCTACAGTTACCTTTGGCAACCAGATAGCGCAGGAGAGTATGAGTTAAAATTTGATGACAACGACACAGTAAAAGTAAGTGTTTATGAAAAATCCTCTTCTAAAGAGTATCAGGCCAATGCTGACATCGGCTATGAATACGAAATGATTCAAGGACAAAGGCTCAATGCTCAAGACGAGACCCTTCATACTTTTATGTCGCCCTTTCCTATTCACTTTGCAGGAAATGAAAACGGTTTTTCAAAGCTCTATATTAGTTCCAACGGAACTATCAGCTTTAGCGATCCGATGATCTATAATTTTAAAAACCTCCATCTTCCTGACACTTCCCTCAATACTCTCGTAGCACCATTTTGGGATGATCTAATGCCAAGCAATTCTCTTTCCGATATTTATGTTGAAGTTTTGGGAGAAAGTCCCTACCGAAAACTCGTGATTGAGTGGTGGCAAATGCGTAACTATCGTTCGCGAGGTGCTGGAAGTTTTGAAGTAATATTTTATGAAGATAACTCAGATGTCAGATTTAACTATCTTGATACAGACTTTGGTAGTGTCACTTTTAACAACGGTGCTTCTGCTACGATCGGCCTTCAAAGCAGCAAAGATAATGCCCTGGAATACAGCTTCAACACTGCAGATATTCCATCTCAAAGCTCCATTCTCTTCTCATTAAAATAA
- a CDS encoding septation protein A: MSQLFELIPLIGFFVAYKAVDIYVAVIVLMALMAMGLLVLKIQKKPITNMQWVSFVLVIVFGGITLIFRNEMFIKWKPTVLNWGFGLAFFISHFTKKNFTQRLLSAAKINAPLHVWKRLNLSWVIFFMLSGALNIFVAYQFDTDIWVNFKLFGLFGLTFLFAIGQAIYLKNHLRS, encoded by the coding sequence ATGTCACAATTATTCGAACTCATTCCCCTGATTGGTTTTTTTGTTGCCTACAAAGCTGTGGATATTTATGTCGCAGTCATCGTGCTTATGGCCTTGATGGCAATGGGGCTTTTGGTTCTAAAAATACAAAAAAAACCTATCACCAATATGCAATGGGTATCCTTTGTCCTTGTAATTGTTTTTGGTGGTATCACTCTCATCTTTCGCAATGAGATGTTCATTAAGTGGAAACCAACGGTACTAAACTGGGGCTTTGGCTTAGCATTTTTTATCAGCCACTTTACCAAAAAGAATTTTACTCAACGACTTCTTTCAGCAGCAAAGATCAATGCTCCACTGCACGTATGGAAACGGCTTAATTTATCATGGGTAATTTTCTTTATGCTTTCAGGCGCTCTCAATATTTTTGTTGCTTATCAGTTTGACACCGATATTTGGGTTAATTTCAAACTCTTTGGATTATTTGGATTAACTTTCCTATTTGCCATCGGCCAAGCTATTTACTTAAAAAACCATTTGCGTTCATGA
- the sufT gene encoding putative Fe-S cluster assembly protein SufT, whose protein sequence is MHRLTGTEVELVRTVSSILIPDGIESSISKGDKVYIQHVLGGMFTVQTDQGYLMRVDGKDADALGQPIPDERRDISLQEVKEKGIEACVKEQLKTCYDPEIPVNIVDLGLIYESEIKCVDNDNEHFIVRIEMTLTAPGCGMGEIIKSDVEKKIRDIPGVVDVVVDLMFDPPWESSLMSEAAKLQLGFL, encoded by the coding sequence GAATTAGTGCGAACGGTCAGCAGTATTCTTATTCCTGATGGAATTGAATCAAGTATTTCTAAAGGGGATAAAGTTTATATTCAGCATGTTTTAGGTGGAATGTTTACTGTTCAAACCGATCAGGGCTATTTGATGCGTGTTGATGGCAAAGATGCGGATGCTTTGGGGCAACCCATTCCCGATGAACGACGCGATATCTCGCTACAAGAAGTAAAAGAAAAGGGCATCGAGGCGTGCGTCAAAGAACAATTAAAAACCTGTTACGATCCAGAAATTCCTGTCAACATTGTCGATTTGGGATTGATCTATGAAAGTGAGATCAAATGCGTTGATAATGATAACGAGCACTTCATCGTTCGCATTGAGATGACCCTCACTGCTCCAGGTTGCGGCATGGGAGAAATTATTAAATCCGATGTTGAGAAGAAAATCCGCGATATTCCCGGTGTGGTCGATGTTGTAGTCGATTTAATGTTTGATCCGCCTTGGGAATCAAGCCTCATGAGTGAAGCTGCTAAACTGCAGCTGGGATTTTTATAG
- a CDS encoding isochorismatase family protein produces the protein MKEQKIKFAGVFVHYENQFLNKPHIIESNFRDMMLEKSILFLNDLRALKSEIIFINSVHEQDKENLSSDSYKSFEIYEPQRESTIKAQPQESIFYGNSLHRYLRSKEITHVGICGLFNQEVLKSTLTDAVNLEYQVYSILDCQIVYEKHNGSNFYADNVQEIKSNDIVKLLTNFWN, from the coding sequence ATGAAAGAGCAAAAAATTAAATTTGCCGGCGTATTTGTGCATTATGAAAATCAGTTTTTAAACAAACCGCACATCATTGAATCAAATTTTCGAGATATGATGCTTGAAAAATCAATTTTATTTCTCAATGACTTAAGAGCTCTAAAAAGTGAAATTATATTCATAAATTCTGTCCATGAGCAAGATAAAGAAAATCTCAGCAGTGATAGTTATAAAAGTTTTGAGATATATGAGCCACAACGAGAAAGCACTATAAAAGCCCAGCCTCAAGAAAGCATTTTTTATGGCAACAGCTTGCATCGCTATTTGCGAAGCAAAGAGATAACGCACGTGGGGATATGTGGGCTTTTTAATCAAGAAGTTCTGAAGTCGACTTTGACCGATGCTGTAAATCTTGAATATCAGGTCTATTCGATCCTTGATTGTCAGATCGTTTACGAAAAACACAACGGCAGCAATTTTTATGCTGATAATGTTCAAGAAATTAAAAGCAATGATATCGTGAAGCTGCTAACTAATTTCTGGAACTAG